One Echeneis naucrates chromosome 1, fEcheNa1.1, whole genome shotgun sequence DNA segment encodes these proteins:
- the LOC115048701 gene encoding uncharacterized protein LOC115048701: protein MDPENKLTFCLGLKAEEMTMSLQWLDGVEAATVAVAQKEAVSRTEANLRPINTVVKQQGDSGSQPVVSPKYCPGVNNNQGYLCETGHCCGETGCCTYYYELWWFWLLWTVLILFSCFCAYRHRRAKLRIQQQQRQREINLIAYNGACNYPSSMLDLSFLASFKLPSYEEVAAQPTTPPPPYSSVFAVQGGNMGGPSSSFPHHHNHHHPCPPYLGPGPSGLTSSQSSDNCYTSCSCESCSLTSPSSTSFSVQVTDETYDSSHMSTPSEAGGDYAVMCPQAGTTFTPTLSPPTPSQLSPDVVPVVTRDVIPVQRRYTNGSEGLTAPLPQMSLPLHSRPSQPSRLPLSPLILLSSLPPGQVHPLVLSDPLGAMAAKKEKDEEASPNGPTLRPTPSLPKQALSSSNVAIFMHCSSKGEQKPNKKEEEEDGEEDDEEDHFRHRRLTGDSGIEVCRCHVKREEQEEEQLQKGHFTKRRKEAVKGEEKADALHDSVDCSVRGTVGGKSPLRDHCAEQHVHIASSCTVLQKTSDAVITVESS from the exons ATGGATCCCGAGAACAAGCTGACTTTCTGCCTCGGGCTGAAGGCGGAGGAG ATGACCATGTCCCTGCAGTGGCTGGATGGTGTTGAAGCAGCTACG gTGGCTGTTGCACAGAAGGAGGCTGTTTCTCGGACAGAGGCTAATTTGCGCCCAATTAATACG GTGGTGAAGCAGCAGGGGGATTCTGGTAGCCAGCCTGTAGTCAGTCCCAAGTATTGTCCTGGAGTGAACAACAATCAGGGTTACCTATGTGAAACAGGACACTGCTGTGGAGAGACGGGCTGCTGTACCTATTATTATGAACTCTGGT ggttcTGGCTTTTGTGGACAGTACTGATCCtcttcagctgtttctgtgcataCCGCCACCGCCGGGCCAAGCTGAgaattcaacagcagcagagacagagagagatcaaTCTGATTGCTTATAATGGAGCCTGCAACTACCCTTCCTCCATGCTGGACCTCA GTTTTCTGGCTTCCTTCAAATTGCCTTCATATGAGGAGGTCGCTGCACAGCCTACCACCCCTCCGCCGCCTTACAGCTCTGTCTTCGCCGTGCAGGGAGGTAACATGGGAGGTCCCAGCTCCTCTTTCCCACATCATCACAATCACCACCACCCCTGTCCTCCCTATCTGGGCCCTGGGCCCAGTGGCCTGACTTCCTCCCAGAGCTCTGACAACTGCTACACCAGTTGCTCCTGTGAGTCATGTTCCCTCACCTCCCCCTCCAGCACCTCCTTCTCTGTCCAGGTGACAGATGAAACGTACGACAGCAGCCACATGTCAACACCCAGCGAAGCAGGGGGTGACTATGCTGTCATGTGTCCACAGGCTGGGACCACCTTTACCCCAACCCTCTCCCCACCAACTCCATCACAACTATCACCTGATGTTGTACCTGTAGTTACTCGAGATGTCATACCTGTCCAGAGACGCTACACAAATGGCAGTGAGGGACTCACAGCTCCACTTCCCCAAATGTCTCTTCCTTTACACTCTCGGCCCTCACAACCTTCTCGCCTTCCACTTTCTCCCCTCATCCTGTTATCATCCCTCCCTCCTGGTCAGGTGCATCCTCTTGTCCTCTCAGACCCTCTAGGAGCCATGGCTGCTAAGAAAGAGAAGGACGAAGAGGCCTCACCAAATGGTCCCACCCTGAGGCCGACACCATCTCTCCCCAAACAAGCTCTCTCCTCCTCAAATGTGGCTATTTTTATGCATTGCAGCAGCAAAGGTGAgcagaaaccaaacaaaaaagaggaggaagaggatggagaagaggatgatgaggaggatcATTTCCGGCATCGCCGCCTAACGGGCGACTCTGGTATTGAGGTGTGTCGCTGCCATGTGAagagagaggaacaggaagaagagcagCTACAGAAGGGGCATTTTACTAAAAGGCGCAAAGAGGCTGTGAAGGGGGAAGAGAAGGCAGATGCACTGCATGATAGTGTGGACTGCTCCGTGCGCGGGACGGTCGGTGGGAAGTCACCTCTCCGTGATCATTGTGCTGAGCAGCATGTCCACATCGCATCATCATGCACTGTCCTCCAGAAGACAAGCGATGCTGTTATCACAGTGGAGTCGTCATAG
- the pdcd4a gene encoding programmed cell death protein 4a, translated as MATEVDTWSTAPQADGMFSFDDNIAEANHPYGDDDVLIEAEVNGNWTPQEKALHEARLKAKAKRRLRKSSSRNSTSESFSESGDLAGGDPHSPKGKVTTNDRKSRTGKGRGLPKKGGAGGKGVWGAAGMVYEDEEPDARDPNYDESAQGDTVYATVVPEVDERELEKMVNPIVQEYFEHGDTKEVQMLLKGLNLGPHKYEFSSLAVSLSLEGKASHRELTSRLLSDLSGKVLSQSDMARAFDKMLKELPDLILDTPEAPQMLGQFIARAIADHVLPMSFLDCYKGKVDCEHARVALDRAAVLLTMKREMVRLDNVWGVGGGLRPVKHLVKEMNLLLKEYLTSGDVSEAEHCLRDLEVPHFHHELVYEVVVMVLESKGDTASHMMIKLLQSFWKTGLITVDQMNRGFQRVYDELPEINLDVPHAHSIMETFVDLCYQESVITKQLRDACPSRGRKRFVSEGDGGVIKN; from the exons ATGGCGACCGAAGTGGATACGTGGTCCACCGCTCCCCAAGCCGACG GCATGTTCTCTTTTGATGACAACATAGCAGAGGCAAACCATCCCTACGGCGACGACGACGTGCTGATTGAGGCTGAGGTCAATGGTAACTGGACACCCCAGGAGAAAGCACTGCACGAGGCAAGGCTCAAAGCCAAAGCCAAGCGCCGCTTGCGCAAGTCCTCGTCCCGCAACTCAACCAGCGAGTCCTTCTCTGAATCAGGAGATTTGGCAGGAGGTGACCCACACAGTCCAAAAGGCAAAGTCACCACCAATGACCGTAAATCCAGAACGGGCAAAGGCAGAGGCCTGCCAAAAAAAG gTGGGGCAGGTGGAAAAGGAGTTTGGGGGGCTGCTGGGATGGTTTATGAAGATGAAGAGCCTGATGCACGTGACCCAAACTATGATGAATCTGCTCAG GGGGACACAGTTTATGCAACAGTTGTGCCAGAGGTGGATGAGAGGGAACTGGAAAAGATGGTTAATCCAATTGTGCAGGAGTACTTTGAACATGGAGATACAAAAGAGGTCCAG ATGTTGCTAAAGGGACTCAACCTAGGCCCCCATAAGTACGAGTTCTCATCCTTGGCAGTGTCCCTGTCCCTTGAGGGCAAAGCCAGTCACAGAGAGCTGACCTCCCGCCTGCTTTCTGATCTGTCAGGCAAAGTGCTGTCACAGAGTGACATGGCCCGTGCCTTCGACAAGATGCTGAAAGAACTGCCAGACCTCATTTTGGACACACCAGAGGCTCCACAg ATGTTAGGCCAATTCATAGCCAGAGCCATAGCGGACCATGTCCTTCCCATGTCTTTCCTGGACTGTTACAAGGGCAAAGTAGACTGTGAGCATGCCAG AGTGGCTTTAGACcgagctgcagtgctgctgacCATGAAGAGGGAGATGGTGCGTTTGGACAATGTGTGGGGTGTGGGTGGTGGCCTGAGACCTGTCAAACATCTTGTCAAAGAG ATGAATCTTCTGCTCAAGGAGTACCTGACATCGGGAGATGTATCAGAGGCAGAGCACTGTCTGCGTGACTTGGAGGTCCCCCACTTCCACCATGAGCTGGTCTATGAG GTTGTAGTGATGGTACTGGAGTCCAAAGGAGACACTGCCAGTCATATGATGATAAAGCTGCTGCAGTCCTTCTGGAAAACAGGCCTCATCACTGTGGACCAGATGAACAGG GGTTTCCAGCGTGTCTATGATGAACTCCCTGAAATCAACCTGGATGTGCCACATGCCCACTCGATTATGGAGACCTTTGTTGACCTCTGCTACCAAGAGTCTGTTATCACCAAGCAGCTGAGAGATGCCTGTCCCTCCAG AGGACGAAAACGCTTCGTAAGTgaaggagatggaggagtgATCAAGAACTAA
- the mogs gene encoding mannosyl-oligosaccharide glucosidase → MGRQRKRVVNSEAASLPRKDDKPSAFHRKEKKKKTDIGKVFINISIGLCVFSLIWFFYALYMRSSLAKQVVTLHPSPSVLDANSSTAKVSPERFWGSYRPQVYFGMKTRSPRSIVTGMMWMRQFSDMDINLRHTCEHGDRLQGYGWLMHDGMTFGVQEIRDNDFTLTTEFVKRMGGNHGGDWTWRITAKQHSSAPQAPVISLMFYAAADTQGSLEAHVEEKNRIASITGFSEELGNFKITFQKPVTGDISSAKYASYNYLQTVSPGLEKLTDIVKHSLNHRFVYNLPSGEKRHYIALDTYKRPHHQNQQKPTDTREESDFVIHQVTVQTPFQIEVLFESGSFHNRPNQLVGSIMTQELEKRKVEFDEKFEKTFGLESKDFNQAHIKFAKASLSNMLGGMGYFYGQSVVQSVYNEYPLLYPEGALFTAVPSRSFFPRGFLWDEGFHQLLLSKWDPQVTREAIAHWLDLMNMEGWIPREQILGDEARSKVPAEFVVQWNENANPPTLFLALQKLIAQLSANPDNPAFQPTLPFLRRVFPRLKTWFEWYNTTQTGPKPNSYRWRGRDKDTNLFLNPKTLTSGLDDYPRASHPSADERHVDLHCWMALSSGIMASIARLLGEPYQDYELSHQVLSDNNLLHELHWSEQLRAFSDFGNHTQAVSLQQEKVYVPPGQPRHQFPVARLVRSVRRVPKLQYVNALGYVSLFPFLLHILQPNSPKLEHILRDMRDFNKLWTPYGLRSLSKADPMYMKRNTEHDAPYWRGPVWINLNFLAVRALHHYSNMEGPYQEKAAALYEELRTNIINNVYRQYVETGYIWEQYNDSTGRGQGSHPFTGWSALTVLMMAEQY, encoded by the exons ATgggcaggcagaggaagagggtagtgaacagtgaagctgcttCCCTTCCAAGGAAAGATGATAAGCCCTCCGCATTTCACcgcaaagagaagaaaaagaaaactgatatTGGGAAAGTTTTCATCAACATCTCCATTGGTCTTTGCGTATTCAGTCTGATATGGTTCTTCTATGCCCTCTACATGCGGTCCAGCCTTGCAAAACAGGTGGTGACTCTTCACCCATCACCGTCTGTCCTGGATGCCAATAGTAGCACAGCCAAAGTTTCTCCAGAAAGGTTCTGGGGTTCATACAGGCCGCAGGTCTACTTTGGCATGAAAACCAGGAGTCCAAGGTCAATTGTGACAG GCATGATGTGGATGCGTCAATTTTCTGATATGGACATAAATTTAAGACACACTTGTGAGCATGGGGATCGTTTACAAGGTTATGGTTGGCTGATGCACGATGGAATGACCTTCGGTGTTCAAGAAATCAGGGACAATGATTTCACCCTCACTACAGAGTTTGTCAAGAGGATGGGAGGGAATCATGGAGGAGACTGGACCTGGAGGATCACTGCCAAACAGCAT AGTTCTGCCCCTCAAGCACCAGTCATCTCCCTGATGTTTTacgcagcagcagacacacaaggCTCATTGGAGGCTCACGTGGAGGAGAAAAATCGCATTGCATCCATCACTGGCTTCTCAGAAGAGCTCGGAAACTTTAAGATAACCTTCCAAAAGCCTGTTACTGGGGATATATCCAGTGCCAAATATGCCAG TTACAACTATCTTCAGACTGTGTCTCCTGGCTTGGAGAAGCTGACTGATATTGTGAAGCACAGTCTGAACCACAGGTTTGTCTACAACCTTCCTTCTGGTGAGAAGCGGCATTACATTGCTTTAGACACCTACAAGCGCCCCCATCACCAAAACCAACAGAAACCCACTGACACAAGGGAAGAGAGTGACTTTGTCATTCACCAGGTGACTGTCCAGACACCATTTCAGATCGAAGTTTTGTTTGAGTCTGGAAGCTTCCACAATCGTCCCAACCAGCTGGTGGGCTCCATCATGACCCAGGAActagaaaaaaggaaagttgaGTTTGATGAAAAGTTTGAGAAGACTTTTGGGCTTGAGAGCAAAGATTTTAATCAAGCGCATATCAAATTTGCCAAAGCATCACTCAGCAACATGCTGGGTGGGATGGGCTACTTCTATGGGCAGTCAGTGGTGCAGTCTGTCTACAATGAGTACCCGCTCCTATACCCTGAAGGTGCCTTATTCACTGCCGTACCGTCACGTTCATTCTTCCCCAGAGGATTCCTTTGGGATGAAGGTTTTCACCAGCTGTTGCTTAGTAAATGGGATCCCCAGGTGACAAGGGAGGCTATTGCCCACTGGCTAGATCTAATGAATATGGAGGGCTGGATCCCACGTGAGCAGATCCTGGGAGATGAGGCTCGCAGTAAGGTCCCGGCTGAGTTTGTTGTTCAGTGGAATGAGAATGCCAACCCACCAACTCTTTTCTTAGCTCTTCAGAAACTTATTGCACAGCTCTCTGCTAATCCTGACAATCCGGCTTTCCAGCCAACTTTGCCTTTCCTCCGACGGGTCTTCCCCAGATTGAAAACCTGGTTTGAATGGTACAATACCACCCAGACAGGGCCCAAACCCAATTCCTACCGCTGGCGTGGACGCGACAAAGACACCAATCTGTTCCTCAATCCCAAAACCTTGACTTCTGGATTAGATGACTATCCTCGAGCATCACATCCCTCAGCTGATGAGCGCCATGTGGACTTGCACTGCTGGATGGCATTGTCCTCAGGCATTATGGCAAGTATAGCCCGGCTTCTAGGTGAGCCCTATCAAGACTATGAACTTTCCCACCAAGTGCTCAGTGATAACAATCTGCTTCATGAACTTCACTGGTCAGAACAACTCCGTGCTTTTAGTGACTTTGGAAACCACACACAGGCCGTGTCCTTACAGCAGGAGAAGGTATATGTCCCTCCTGGACAACCCCGTCATCAGTTCCCCGTGGCTCGCCTTGTGCGCTCAGTCCGCAGGGTGCCCAAGTTGCAGTATGTTAATGCTTTGGGTTATGTTAGCTTGTTCCCCTTCTTACTGCACATACTCCAACCCAATTCACCCAAACTTGAACATATCCTCAGAGATATGAGAGACTTCAATAAACTGTGGACACCCTACGGCCTCCGTTCACTCTCTAAGGCAGATCCCATGTATATGAAGCGAAACACAGAACACGATGCCCCCTATTGGAGGGGTCCAGTTTGGATAAACCTCAACTTCTTGGCAGTTAGAGCCCTCCATCACTACAGCAACATGGAAGGGCCATACCAGGAAAAGGCAGCTGCTCTCTATGAAGAACTCAGGACTAACATAATCAATAACGTTTATAGACAGTATGTTGAAACAGGATATATCTGGGAACAGTACAATGACAGCACGGGCAGGGGCCAAGGAAGTCATCCCTTCACTGGCTGGTCAGCGCTGACCGTATTAATGATGGCTGAACAGTATTGA